A genome region from Panicum virgatum strain AP13 chromosome 4K, P.virgatum_v5, whole genome shotgun sequence includes the following:
- the LOC120703933 gene encoding ribose-phosphate pyrophosphokinase 2, chloroplastic-like: MAATAAAPGTASSLLLSPRRSRGGGGAALSSFRAAAPRFRSPRCVLGSDQLRVVDGGKRTGGVEPWGAVWTPKAPASEARLAALPREARDSRMKIFSGTANRPLSQEIAAYLGVDLGKILIKRFADGEIYVQLQESVRGCDVFLVQPTCSPVNENLMELFIMIDACRRASARSITVVIPYFGYARADRKAQGREAITAKLAANLLTEAGSDRVIVCDIHSTQALGYFDIPVDHIYGQPVILDYLASKTISEDLVVVSPDVGGVVRARAFAKKLFDAPLAIVDKRRQGHNMSEVMHLIGDVKGKVAIMVDDMIDTAGTITSAATLLKQEGAEAVYACCTHAVFSPPAIERLSGGIFEEVIVTNSILLPEDKCFPQLTVLSMANLVAETIWHVHRDGSVSSIFQ; this comes from the exons ATGGCGGCCACCGCGGCCGCGCCTGGGACCGCGTCCTCCCTGCTCCTCTCCCCGcgccgcagccgcggcggcggcggcgccgctttGTCGTcgttccgcgccgccgccccgcgcttcCGCTCGCCG AGGTGCGTGCTCGGGAGCGACCAGCTGCGCGTGGTGGATGGGGGGAAGCGGACGGGCGGGGTCGAGCCGTGGGGCGCGGTGTGGACGCCGAAGGCGCCCGCGTCGGAGGCCAGGCTCGCGGCGCTGCCAAGGGAGGCGCGGGACTCCAGGATGAAGATCTTCTCCGGCACGGCCAACCGCCCGCTCTCCCAG GAAATTGCTGCTTACCTGGGTGTGGACCTTGGCAAGATCCTCATCAAGCGCTTTGCCGATGGAGAAATTTATGTTCAGCTGCAAGAGAGCGTGAGAGGATGTGATGTGTTCTTGGTTCAACCAACATGCTCTCCTGTCAACGAAAACCTCATGGAGCTCTTCATCATGATTGATGCATGCCGGCGGGCTTCAGCACGGTCTATTACTGTTGTCATTCCATACTTTGGGTATGCCAGAGCAGACAGAAAG GCTCAAGGACGTGAGGCTATTACTGCCAAACTTGCTGCAAATTTACTTACAGAAGCTGGAAGTGATCGTGTCATTGTGTGTGATATTCATTCTACACAAGCGTTGGGGTACTTTGATATTCCTGTGGATCATATATATGGACAG CCTGTGATTCTGGATTACCTTGCTAGCAAGACAATATCTGAAGATCTTGTGGTTGTTTCTCCTGATGTGGGTGGTGTTGTCAGAGCACGTGCATTTGCCAAAAAATTATTTGATGCTCCTTTAGCTATTGTTGATAAAAGAAGACAGGGTCACAACATGTCAGAG GTCATGCACTTAATTGGTGATGTGAAAGGGAAAGTTGCTATCATGGTTGATGATATGATTGACACAGCAG GGACAATCACTAGTGCTGCAACTTTGTTAAAACAGGAGGGAGCTGAAGCTGTTTATGCTTGTTGTACGCATGCTGTTTTCAG CCCTCCTGCAATTGAAAGGCTTTCTGGAGGCATCTTTGAGGAAGTCATAGTGACAAACTCCATCCTGCTGCCAGAAGACAAATGCTTCCCTCAGCTGACGGTGCTTTCAATGGCAAACCTTGTAGCAGAAACAATCTGGCATGTCCATCGTGATGGCTCCGTGAGCAGCATCTTCCAATAA